The following proteins come from a genomic window of Methanosarcina sp. MTP4:
- a CDS encoding ubiquinol-cytochrome c reductase iron-sulfur subunit — translation MGNRNLLKVPILVTMLLMLSLTISGCATLQYVSQEPEITEEVYSISGNTVELSLDQVPELAEVGNAVTIVDEGLPTYMVIARTGEDSYVVASSECTHRGMALSYEHDEKVFRCSSLGHSEFNLDGSPGEGFTEEPLRIYEHSIEGDLMTISFE, via the coding sequence ATGGGGAATAGAAATCTACTCAAAGTACCGATACTTGTAACGATGCTGCTTATGTTAAGCCTTACAATAAGCGGTTGCGCAACTCTGCAATATGTAAGCCAGGAACCCGAAATAACGGAAGAAGTATATTCGATCTCAGGGAACACGGTTGAGCTTTCCTTAGACCAGGTCCCTGAACTGGCAGAAGTAGGCAATGCAGTCACCATAGTTGATGAAGGGCTGCCCACATACATGGTAATAGCCAGGACCGGAGAAGACAGCTACGTGGTTGCCTCCAGCGAGTGTACCCACAGGGGCATGGCCCTCTCCTACGAGCACGACGAAAAGGTCTTCAGATGTTCATCCCTGGGGCATTCGGAATTCAACCTGGACGGATCTCCGGGAGAAGGGTTTACGGAAGAGCCTTTGAGGATATACGAACACTCAATTGAAGGAGATCTGATGACAATATCCTTCGAATAA